One segment of Belonocnema kinseyi isolate 2016_QV_RU_SX_M_011 chromosome 7, B_treatae_v1, whole genome shotgun sequence DNA contains the following:
- the LOC117175804 gene encoding basic proline-rich protein-like: MGRPGYPPMRPPPYNPRPYGARPPGPIVRRPPSGPPILRPLPGPSVPRPLPKLGLVNSGKR, from the exons ATGGGTCGTCCTGGATATCCTCCTATGCGCCCTCCACCCTACAATCCTAGACCATAC GGTGCTCGTCCACCTGGGCCTATTGTACGTCGCCCACCTTCTGGACCTCCTATACTTCGTCCACTTCCTGGACCTTCTGTACCTCGTCCACTTCCTAAACTTGGACTTGTAAATTCTGGAAAACGATAA